From a region of the Streptococcus ruminantium genome:
- the metG gene encoding methionine--tRNA ligase encodes MTKRPFYITTPIYYPSGKLHIGSAYTTIACDVLARYKRLMGHAVFYLTGLDEHGQKIETKAAEAGLSPQSYVDGMAEGVKELWKLLDISYDKFIRTTDDYHEKVVADVFERLLAQDDIYLGEYSGWYSVSDEEFFTESQLAEVFRDESGKVTGGIAPSGHEVAWVSEESYFLRLSKYQDKLVEFFEKHPDFIQPDGRLNEIMKNFIEPGLEDLAVSRTTFSWGVPVLSDPKHVVYVWIDALLNYATALGYGQDDHANYDKFWNGTVFHMVGKDILRFHSIYWPVLLMMLDMKLPDRLIAHGWFVMKDGKMSKSKGNVVYPEMLVERFGLDPLRYYLMRSLPVGSDGTFTPEDYVGRINYELANDLGNLLNRTVAMINKYFGGSLPNFKAGVTAFDADLEEMAEQSIQDYHKHMESVDYPRALETVWNLIARTNKYIDETAPWILAKEDGDKEQLASVMAHLAASLRVVAHLIQPFMMATSHAIMEQLGMGNVTSLETLKFADLPNDLTVIAKGTPIFPRLDMEEEIAYIKAQMGGSSAISQEEKKDWDPASVELKNQKETIQFEDFDKVEIRVAEVKEVSKVKGSDKLLKFRLDAGDGEDRQILSGIAKYYPNEQELVGKKVQIVANLKPRKMMGLLSQGMILSAEYNDHLTLLTVDSSVPNGSQIG; translated from the coding sequence ATGACAAAAAGACCATTTTACATTACAACGCCGATTTACTATCCATCCGGCAAGCTCCACATTGGCTCTGCCTACACGACTATTGCCTGTGATGTTTTAGCTCGTTATAAGCGCTTGATGGGTCATGCAGTCTTCTACTTGACCGGTCTTGATGAGCATGGTCAAAAAATAGAAACCAAGGCTGCTGAGGCCGGTTTGAGTCCGCAGTCTTATGTTGATGGCATGGCAGAGGGTGTTAAGGAACTTTGGAAGCTCCTTGATATTTCCTATGACAAATTTATCCGTACAACAGATGATTACCATGAAAAAGTTGTTGCAGACGTTTTTGAGCGATTGCTGGCACAAGATGATATTTACTTGGGTGAGTACTCAGGCTGGTATTCTGTATCAGACGAAGAATTTTTCACTGAAAGCCAATTAGCAGAGGTCTTTCGAGATGAATCCGGCAAGGTAACAGGTGGTATTGCTCCGAGCGGCCATGAGGTAGCCTGGGTATCAGAAGAGTCTTACTTCCTCCGCCTTAGCAAGTATCAAGATAAGCTAGTAGAGTTCTTTGAGAAGCATCCAGACTTTATCCAGCCTGATGGTCGTCTCAATGAAATCATGAAGAACTTTATCGAGCCAGGTCTGGAAGATTTGGCTGTTTCCCGAACGACCTTCAGTTGGGGAGTGCCAGTGCTGAGCGACCCTAAGCATGTAGTCTATGTTTGGATTGATGCCCTGCTCAACTATGCGACTGCCCTTGGCTATGGTCAGGACGACCACGCCAACTACGATAAGTTCTGGAATGGTACGGTCTTCCATATGGTTGGTAAGGATATTCTCCGTTTCCACTCTATCTACTGGCCAGTCCTCCTGATGATGTTGGATATGAAGTTACCCGATCGTTTGATTGCTCACGGTTGGTTCGTCATGAAAGATGGCAAGATGTCTAAGTCCAAAGGCAATGTGGTTTATCCAGAAATGTTGGTTGAGCGCTTTGGTCTTGACCCCCTCCGCTACTACCTCATGCGCAGTTTACCTGTCGGATCTGACGGGACTTTCACGCCTGAGGACTATGTTGGTCGAATCAATTATGAACTAGCAAATGACCTCGGCAATCTCCTCAATCGTACGGTTGCCATGATTAACAAGTACTTCGGTGGTAGCCTGCCTAACTTCAAGGCTGGTGTAACAGCTTTTGATGCTGATTTGGAAGAAATGGCAGAGCAGTCTATCCAAGACTATCATAAACACATGGAATCTGTTGATTATCCACGTGCCCTTGAGACAGTTTGGAATTTGATTGCCCGCACCAACAAGTACATTGATGAAACAGCCCCTTGGATCCTAGCTAAAGAAGACGGCGATAAGGAACAACTGGCTAGTGTCATGGCACATTTGGCGGCAAGTCTTCGTGTGGTGGCGCACCTCATTCAACCATTTATGATGGCGACGTCACATGCAATCATGGAACAACTAGGCATGGGTAATGTGACCTCGCTTGAAACTCTTAAATTTGCTGATCTTCCAAATGACTTGACAGTGATTGCCAAGGGGACTCCTATCTTTCCACGTCTTGATATGGAAGAAGAAATCGCCTATATCAAAGCTCAAATGGGTGGAAGCTCTGCTATTTCCCAAGAGGAGAAAAAAGACTGGGATCCAGCTAGCGTGGAACTCAAAAATCAGAAAGAAACGATCCAATTTGAAGACTTTGACAAGGTAGAAATCCGCGTAGCAGAGGTCAAAGAAGTTTCAAAAGTTAAGGGCTCAGATAAATTGCTTAAATTCCGCCTAGATGCTGGTGACGGTGAAGATCGCCAAATCCTGTCTGGTATTGCCAAATATTATCCAAATGAGCAAGAATTGGTCGGTAAAAAAGTTCAAATCGTAGCTAACCTAAAGCCGCGCAAGATGATGGGCTTGCTCAGTCAAGGGATGATCCTTTCAGCAGAGTACAATGATCATTTAACCCTTTTGACAGTGGATTCATCTGTACCAAATGGCAGTCAAATTGGATAA